From one Conyzicola nivalis genomic stretch:
- a CDS encoding flagellar hook-length control protein FliK, whose translation MIGLFTPPAAPAPTGKPGAAAASGDGFGATLLEAISAAVPGSQPAADQTATAAPTADEAFAGLAAGLLGGTAALEGDVPADTAPGEEAGNETDAAAPAPLTATPTADALPSAAVAAPVSPAVPAAVPTLTTPVATPAPDSAPADPAADSAVSAVVPSAAPAGAAVAPPTVAVPAGPANAGSAEPAAEPTGRPAPAGVSAPATPAPAAPAQTPSAAAPAPSAGTPAAVVSAVTASADAASTAAPGADAVAAIPVDAAVQPKDAPAPVVVAVAPAASAPVAVTGAAASAPPAAPSMPLAAQVAGPVFTLAAAGNGEHVMTIDIVPENLGPITVRAHVGGEGVRVELFAPNDLAREALRAILPDIRKDMGGAGLGGTLDLSSQNQPTDRGDGGQQRRQQQGETAATLEQQAVAARPWLLTDPSTTIDVMA comes from the coding sequence ATGATCGGACTGTTCACACCGCCCGCAGCACCGGCGCCGACCGGCAAGCCCGGAGCGGCCGCCGCGTCCGGCGACGGATTCGGCGCGACCCTGCTCGAGGCGATCTCGGCGGCTGTCCCCGGTTCGCAGCCGGCGGCCGACCAGACGGCCACCGCCGCACCGACGGCCGACGAGGCCTTCGCCGGGCTCGCCGCCGGGCTCTTGGGCGGGACGGCAGCGCTCGAGGGCGACGTGCCGGCGGACACCGCGCCGGGCGAAGAGGCCGGCAATGAGACGGATGCCGCGGCGCCCGCCCCTCTCACCGCGACGCCCACGGCCGACGCACTCCCCTCGGCCGCGGTCGCCGCGCCCGTCTCGCCCGCGGTTCCTGCCGCTGTCCCGACCCTCACGACTCCGGTGGCGACTCCGGCACCGGATTCCGCGCCGGCCGACCCCGCCGCGGACAGCGCGGTGTCCGCGGTCGTCCCCTCCGCGGCTCCGGCAGGAGCCGCCGTCGCCCCACCGACCGTCGCCGTTCCCGCCGGGCCCGCGAACGCCGGTTCGGCCGAGCCGGCAGCGGAGCCGACCGGGCGCCCCGCGCCGGCAGGTGTCTCGGCGCCCGCGACACCGGCACCCGCCGCGCCGGCCCAGACCCCGAGCGCCGCCGCGCCGGCACCGTCCGCAGGGACGCCCGCCGCTGTCGTCTCAGCCGTCACGGCCTCGGCCGACGCCGCGTCGACCGCGGCGCCCGGCGCCGACGCGGTCGCCGCCATCCCCGTCGACGCGGCCGTGCAGCCGAAGGACGCTCCGGCGCCCGTCGTCGTCGCCGTCGCTCCCGCCGCGTCGGCCCCCGTCGCCGTGACGGGCGCCGCGGCATCCGCCCCGCCTGCCGCTCCGTCGATGCCGCTCGCCGCCCAGGTGGCCGGACCGGTCTTCACCCTCGCGGCGGCGGGCAATGGCGAGCACGTCATGACCATCGACATCGTGCCCGAGAATCTCGGCCCGATCACCGTGCGCGCCCACGTCGGCGGCGAGGGCGTGCGCGTCGAGCTGTTCGCGCCGAACGACCTCGCCCGCGAAGCGCTGCGGGCGATCCTGCCCGACATCCGCAAGGACATGGGCGGCGCCGGCCTCGGCGGCACGCTCGACCTGTCCAGCCAGAACCAGCCGACCGACCGCGGCGACGGCGGCCAGCAGCGCCGCCAGCAGCAGGGCGAGACCGCGGCGACCCTCGAACAGCAGGCGGTGGCGGCACGGCCGTGGCTGCTCACCGACCCGTCAACCACCATCGACGTGATGGCCTAA
- a CDS encoding flagellar hook assembly protein FlgD — protein sequence MSIDAITGTISAQAAAAAAAAQAAAPKQAMDSEVFMHLLVTQLQNQDPSSPMDTNEMLAQTTQLAMMEKMTELTTTSTENFSLQMRIAASAIIGQNVSYLGADGKAVTGKADSVSFTNAVPTVSIGGKDIALDLISGISTVTPTVPAAS from the coding sequence ATGAGTATCGACGCCATCACAGGAACCATCTCGGCACAGGCGGCCGCGGCCGCCGCCGCCGCGCAAGCCGCAGCCCCGAAGCAGGCCATGGACTCCGAGGTGTTCATGCACCTGCTCGTGACGCAGCTCCAGAACCAGGACCCGTCGTCGCCGATGGACACCAACGAGATGCTCGCGCAGACCACGCAGCTTGCCATGATGGAGAAGATGACGGAGCTCACCACGACGAGCACCGAGAACTTCTCGCTGCAGATGCGCATCGCCGCCTCGGCGATCATCGGCCAGAACGTCTCCTACCTCGGCGCCGACGGCAAGGCCGTCACCGGCAAGGCCGACAGCGTCTCGTTCACGAACGCCGTACCCACCGTCAGCATCGGCGGCAAGGACATCGCGCTCGACCTCATCTCCGGCATCTCCACGGTCACCCCGACCGTGCCCGCAGCTTCCTAA
- a CDS encoding flagellar hook protein FlgE — MLRSLYAGISGLRSHQTMLDVTGNNIANVNTTAFKSSSTQFQDTLSQLTTGAAGPQDGVGGTNPAQVGLGVLVAGISTNFAQGSTQATGRATNLMISGDGFFVTRLGNQTSYTRAGDFDFDAEGRLVSPDGSLVQGWGAVNGVVTDGGLVGDIQLPLKAISPGEVTTTATVGGNVPSDAAIGTVLVRDVEVFDASGASRSMAITFTKSAAGWDVSASDPNNPAGAATGAKALTFANGVQTSAAGPLVVGGISVDLGKVSGFAALTTVAVTDKNGLDAGTLESYTLSKDGTLIGSFSNGASQALGRVVLATFDNPGGLEKAGSSSYRATFNSGEATVGAPGSAGYGSLTSGALEMSNVDLSQEFTNLIVAQRGFQANARIITTSDEVLQELTNLKR; from the coding sequence ATGCTTCGTTCTCTCTACGCAGGTATCTCCGGTCTTCGCTCGCATCAGACCATGCTCGACGTCACCGGCAACAACATCGCCAACGTCAACACCACCGCGTTCAAGTCGTCGTCTACCCAGTTCCAGGACACGCTCTCGCAGCTCACCACCGGTGCCGCCGGTCCTCAGGACGGCGTCGGCGGAACCAACCCCGCCCAGGTCGGCCTCGGCGTGCTCGTCGCGGGCATCTCGACCAACTTCGCGCAGGGCTCGACGCAGGCCACCGGCCGCGCCACGAACCTGATGATCTCGGGCGACGGCTTCTTCGTCACCCGCCTCGGCAACCAGACCTCCTACACCCGCGCCGGCGACTTCGACTTCGACGCCGAGGGCCGCCTGGTCAGCCCCGACGGTTCGCTCGTCCAGGGCTGGGGCGCCGTCAACGGTGTGGTCACCGACGGCGGTCTCGTCGGCGACATCCAGCTGCCGCTGAAGGCGATCTCCCCCGGCGAGGTCACCACCACGGCGACCGTCGGTGGCAACGTGCCCTCCGACGCCGCGATCGGCACGGTGCTTGTGCGCGACGTCGAGGTCTTCGACGCCTCGGGCGCCTCGCGCAGCATGGCCATCACGTTCACCAAGTCGGCCGCGGGCTGGGACGTCTCGGCATCCGACCCGAACAACCCCGCCGGTGCGGCGACCGGTGCGAAGGCGCTCACCTTCGCCAACGGCGTGCAGACCTCGGCGGCCGGCCCGCTCGTGGTCGGCGGTATCTCGGTCGACCTCGGCAAGGTCAGCGGCTTCGCGGCCCTCACCACCGTCGCCGTCACCGACAAGAACGGCCTCGACGCCGGGACGCTCGAGTCGTACACACTGTCGAAGGACGGCACGCTCATCGGCTCGTTCAGCAACGGCGCCTCCCAGGCGCTCGGCCGTGTCGTGCTCGCCACGTTCGACAACCCGGGCGGCCTCGAGAAGGCCGGATCGTCGTCGTATCGCGCCACGTTCAACTCGGGGGAGGCCACGGTCGGCGCACCAGGCTCGGCCGGCTACGGCTCGCTCACGAGCGGCGCCCTCGAAATGTCGAACGTCGACCTCTCGCAGGAGTTCACCAACCTGATCGTCGCCCAGCGCGGCTTCCAGGCAAACGCCCGCATCATCACCACCTCCGACGAGGTACTGCAGGAGCTCACCAACCTCAAGCGCTAG
- a CDS encoding flagellar FlbD family protein: MIVVTRLNDSQFAINPDLIERVHSNPDTTLVMVDGAKYIVTESMEQVIDKIATYRARVIALTHELSQSGQPAGVRALGLVSSIDPASHPVNDEADGVTSMGPRKL; this comes from the coding sequence ATGATCGTTGTCACGCGGCTTAATGACAGCCAGTTTGCGATCAATCCCGACCTCATCGAGCGCGTCCACTCGAACCCCGACACCACCCTCGTGATGGTCGACGGAGCCAAGTACATCGTCACCGAGTCGATGGAACAGGTGATCGACAAGATCGCCACCTACCGGGCGCGCGTCATCGCCCTCACCCACGAGCTCTCGCAGTCAGGCCAGCCGGCCGGCGTGCGCGCTCTCGGCCTGGTCAGCTCGATCGACCCGGCCAGCCACCCTGTCAACGACGAGGCCGACGGCGTCACCTCGATGGGCCCGAGGAAGCTGTAA
- a CDS encoding motility protein A, whose translation MDPATIIGLLIAFGSLFAMITLEGANVSSVLLPAPIILVFGATIAVGIAGGTIKDAISAFKALPGAFIGKTSKPQATIDQLVTLAEKARSDGLLSLEQEAESVDDPFLKGALQNVADGTDGEELRILLEDELATKAKSQRNAAKYFTTMGGYAPTVGIIGTVVSLTHVLENLSVPEELGHMIAAAFVATLWGLLSANFIWLPIGARLRRLSDLDVERMTLTMEGVLAIQAGSQPRLLGERLRAMVPADQLAKAA comes from the coding sequence ATGGATCCCGCAACCATAATCGGGCTGCTCATCGCCTTCGGCTCGCTGTTCGCGATGATCACCCTCGAGGGCGCGAACGTATCGTCCGTTCTCCTGCCGGCCCCGATCATCCTCGTCTTCGGCGCGACCATCGCGGTCGGCATCGCCGGCGGGACCATCAAAGACGCCATCTCGGCGTTCAAGGCTCTTCCCGGCGCCTTCATCGGCAAAACCTCGAAGCCGCAGGCCACGATCGACCAGCTCGTCACCCTCGCCGAGAAGGCGCGCAGCGACGGACTGCTCTCGCTCGAGCAGGAGGCCGAGAGCGTCGACGACCCGTTCCTGAAGGGCGCGCTGCAGAACGTGGCCGACGGCACCGACGGCGAAGAGCTGCGCATCCTGCTCGAAGACGAACTCGCGACGAAGGCCAAGTCGCAGCGCAACGCGGCGAAGTACTTCACCACGATGGGCGGCTACGCGCCGACGGTCGGGATCATCGGCACCGTCGTGTCGCTCACCCACGTGCTCGAGAACCTGTCTGTGCCCGAGGAGCTCGGCCACATGATCGCGGCGGCGTTCGTCGCCACCCTGTGGGGCCTGCTCTCGGCCAACTTCATCTGGCTGCCGATCGGCGCCCGTCTCCGCCGCCTCTCCGACCTCGACGTCGAGCGCATGACGCTGACCATGGAGGGTGTGCTCGCCATCCAGGCAGGCAGCCAGCCGCGGCTGCTCGGCGAGCGGCTGCGCGCCATGGTGCCCGCCGACCAACTGGCAAAAGCAGCATGA
- a CDS encoding OmpA/MotB family protein → MSTPRKRGGLEEEHVEHVDERWMASYMDMVTVLMCMFIVLFAMSSVDADKFEKLKNSLATGFGATEVGSVDTAEGVVVPADKVGAEGEPVEVPLTDLDLAKAEVDELEQLKEQIRLNLAAQSLEHTVDFKIDERGLTIRLVGSETFFGSNSTDLAGVAPAVLDAVSPVLSATSYQIAVEGHADSRAPGAPFPTNWELSSGRATQVLRRLVENGHVGQERIGAVGYGSARPVATGGSEADMAANRRVDIVVISDQPESVRALIPSVLENYISPASNALPAG, encoded by the coding sequence ATGAGCACGCCGCGTAAGCGCGGCGGCCTCGAAGAGGAGCACGTCGAGCACGTCGACGAACGGTGGATGGCCTCCTACATGGACATGGTCACCGTGCTCATGTGCATGTTCATCGTGCTGTTCGCCATGTCGAGCGTCGACGCCGACAAGTTCGAGAAACTCAAGAATTCGCTCGCCACCGGCTTCGGCGCGACCGAGGTCGGGTCCGTCGACACCGCGGAGGGCGTCGTCGTGCCGGCCGACAAGGTCGGCGCGGAGGGCGAACCCGTCGAGGTGCCCCTCACCGACCTCGACCTGGCCAAGGCCGAGGTCGACGAACTCGAGCAGCTCAAGGAGCAGATCCGGCTGAACCTCGCCGCCCAGTCCCTCGAGCACACGGTCGATTTCAAGATCGACGAACGTGGGCTCACCATCCGCCTCGTCGGTTCGGAGACCTTCTTCGGCTCGAACAGCACCGACCTGGCCGGTGTCGCCCCCGCCGTGCTCGACGCCGTGTCGCCCGTGCTGTCGGCGACCAGCTACCAGATCGCCGTCGAGGGGCACGCCGACAGCCGGGCGCCCGGCGCCCCGTTCCCCACCAACTGGGAGCTCTCCTCCGGCCGCGCGACGCAGGTCCTGCGCCGGCTGGTCGAGAACGGCCACGTCGGCCAGGAACGCATCGGCGCCGTCGGCTACGGCTCGGCCAGGCCCGTCGCTACCGGCGGAAGCGAGGCCGACATGGCCGCGAACCGCCGGGTCGACATCGTCGTGATCTCCGACCAACCCGAGTCCGTGCGGGCCCTCATCCCCTCGGTTCTCGAGAATTACATCAGCCCGGCGAGTAACGCCTTACCTGCGGGGTAG